The following coding sequences are from one Microbacterium sp. SORGH_AS_0969 window:
- a CDS encoding FtsK/SpoIIIE domain-containing protein: MRLLIAIDEDEQVVDLARHRSQATLGELIAAATGHDLAPDTLVAVDAERHPASTALSEVLILEGTRIALSASPRPKPATDWTATLSGGLEAGPVVDVPRGRALIAGRSPQADLRLPTTSASWEHFSAARDEDGLRVDDRGSTNGTLVDGTAAAEDGTVVEGPAVITAGGTTVLLRPSIDETGAPEPGSLHNITPAATAPFNRPPRPGRPPEPEPITPPTHKDVPPASKFSIITVAAPLVLAFAMVLMLGDARYALFAALSPILGVGVWFEQKRRYTRNVKEEDERFAQALQTLRDDIASAGQAEKARRMDAIPDPATTLRRAAIPATTLWQRRAGSPDLLALHAGIGDVPWRPATDERSGTRLEDDVRQILDTAAIPAAPVEIDLTAGGVVGIVGDRDGALALARSLVIQAGIHVGPADLTVGVFCDAGRSPEWAWAGWLPHTRRQGTGTQERWMSDNRERSTDLLRGLRDGIHDIPTAAVLLVLDSDVLTEGRNAPARELLGHGRPDGATTLSRDRQGVQVSGIVLASSEEQLPAACTVVVRVAPDAAATVTRPGDLVTVDDVILAGIDVDTAAAGARDVARFDDPELVVPGAALPGLVRLPPLLGLDEVTAAAVRELWANARGITAPIGTGEGGTMELDLVHDGPHGLVGGTTGSGKSEFLRSLVAGLALRNDPTRLSFILIDFKGGAAFAACERLPHTIGTISNLDEQLADRALRSLEAEMRRRQRIFAAAGEGVDNLDAYLATKPAEPMPRLLLVVDEFAMLAKDFPDVLSSLVSVAAVGRTLGVHMILATQRPAGVVNDDILANTNLRVALRVQSRDDSNNVIGVPAASAIGRAQRGRAYIKRGQDDIAPVQTALVTGASERAVVEAVELQPVTFSGIAPASKTTVVDDSTTDLDVVIDAIRAAADEAGIAAPRPVWPEALGARVPLAGFGDDATASGVLAVGGVQGAEVFFALADEPDSQRQVAAGWNLSRGNLLAVGIPGSGTSTALSSIALALAAESHPDDLDILVLDAGARDLAPLADLPHTVAYVGAGGGAREQQARFLRHLRTDLERRRADEGQRRRAIVLIDGLAALRDEFQDHEGQQLLDGLYRAYADGPELGLHFAVSTTRAKAVPSAIDEVTTQKWMFRLADPYDYTSAGLRPKDAPASVPGRCVLAESARQAHVATPAGGLASAVTRVKETYAGAAPKAPVVGRLPEQVGIADLGVAADLRQEPWRIPIGVAESDLAPAFLEVYEGEHVLVAGPARSGKSTLLLAIAQALRTTPDATAPVTVWGVCGRRSPLATADLDRVVVGSDDIPALVASVRLEKGPVVILVDDAESFEDSDQSLAGLLTMSQPHVLVIAAGRSADLRAQYSGWTKTLRKSRCGVLLQPDVDYDGDLLGVTLPRRAPVAVTTGRGYACVAGAARFVQAAGPSVAVPAG; this comes from the coding sequence AGCCCGCGACAGACTGGACGGCGACCCTGTCCGGCGGGTTGGAGGCCGGACCGGTCGTCGACGTGCCGCGCGGGCGGGCGCTGATCGCGGGACGCTCCCCCCAGGCCGACCTCAGGCTCCCCACCACGAGCGCCTCGTGGGAGCACTTCTCGGCCGCGCGCGACGAAGACGGGCTCCGCGTCGACGACCGCGGATCGACGAACGGCACCCTCGTCGACGGCACAGCCGCCGCCGAGGACGGCACGGTCGTCGAGGGTCCCGCCGTCATCACCGCGGGAGGCACGACCGTGCTCCTGCGCCCCTCGATCGATGAGACCGGTGCCCCCGAGCCCGGCTCCCTGCACAACATCACCCCCGCCGCGACCGCGCCCTTCAACCGTCCGCCGCGGCCCGGCCGGCCGCCGGAGCCCGAGCCGATCACGCCGCCGACCCACAAAGACGTCCCGCCGGCGTCGAAGTTCAGCATCATCACGGTTGCGGCGCCCCTCGTGCTCGCGTTCGCGATGGTCCTCATGCTCGGCGACGCGCGGTACGCCCTGTTCGCCGCGCTCAGCCCCATCCTGGGCGTCGGCGTGTGGTTCGAGCAGAAACGCCGCTACACCCGGAACGTCAAAGAAGAAGACGAACGGTTCGCCCAAGCCCTGCAGACCCTTCGCGACGACATCGCGTCGGCCGGTCAGGCCGAGAAGGCCCGGAGAATGGATGCCATTCCCGACCCGGCCACGACGCTCCGCCGCGCCGCGATCCCCGCGACCACGCTGTGGCAGCGCCGTGCGGGCTCGCCCGACCTTCTCGCCCTGCACGCCGGCATCGGCGATGTGCCGTGGCGCCCCGCGACCGACGAACGCTCGGGCACCCGCCTCGAGGACGACGTCCGCCAGATCCTCGACACCGCCGCCATCCCCGCCGCACCGGTCGAGATCGACCTCACCGCCGGCGGAGTCGTGGGAATCGTCGGCGACCGCGACGGGGCTCTCGCGCTGGCCCGGAGCCTCGTCATCCAGGCGGGCATCCATGTCGGCCCGGCCGATCTGACCGTCGGCGTTTTCTGCGATGCCGGCCGCTCTCCCGAATGGGCGTGGGCGGGTTGGCTCCCGCACACGCGCCGACAGGGCACGGGCACCCAGGAACGCTGGATGTCCGACAACCGCGAACGCAGCACCGACCTTCTGCGGGGCCTTCGCGACGGCATCCACGACATCCCGACGGCGGCCGTTCTCCTCGTGCTGGACTCCGACGTGCTCACCGAGGGTCGCAACGCCCCCGCGCGCGAGCTCCTCGGCCATGGCCGACCGGACGGTGCGACCACTCTGTCGCGCGACCGTCAGGGCGTGCAGGTCTCGGGGATCGTCCTCGCGTCGTCCGAAGAGCAGCTCCCCGCCGCGTGCACCGTCGTGGTGCGAGTGGCGCCGGATGCCGCGGCCACCGTCACGCGTCCCGGTGACCTCGTGACGGTCGACGACGTCATCCTCGCGGGCATCGACGTCGACACCGCCGCAGCGGGAGCCCGCGATGTCGCCCGCTTCGACGATCCCGAGCTGGTCGTCCCGGGCGCGGCGCTGCCCGGCCTCGTGCGTCTCCCCCCGCTCCTCGGCCTGGACGAGGTGACGGCGGCGGCGGTCCGCGAGCTGTGGGCCAACGCCCGCGGCATCACCGCGCCCATCGGGACGGGCGAGGGCGGCACGATGGAGCTCGACCTCGTGCACGACGGCCCGCACGGTCTCGTCGGCGGCACGACCGGCTCGGGCAAGAGCGAGTTCCTCCGCTCGCTCGTCGCGGGGCTCGCCCTGCGCAACGACCCCACCCGCCTGAGCTTCATCCTCATCGACTTCAAGGGCGGCGCGGCCTTTGCGGCGTGCGAGCGGCTCCCGCACACGATCGGCACCATCAGCAACCTCGACGAACAGCTGGCCGACCGCGCCCTCCGCTCCCTCGAGGCCGAGATGCGGCGGCGCCAGCGCATCTTCGCCGCGGCGGGCGAGGGCGTCGACAACCTCGACGCCTACCTCGCGACGAAGCCCGCCGAGCCCATGCCGCGGCTGCTGCTCGTCGTCGACGAGTTCGCGATGCTCGCCAAGGACTTCCCCGACGTGCTGTCGTCGCTCGTGAGCGTCGCCGCCGTCGGCCGTACGCTCGGCGTCCACATGATCCTCGCCACCCAGCGCCCCGCGGGTGTCGTCAACGACGACATCCTCGCGAACACGAACCTCCGGGTCGCTCTGCGCGTGCAGAGCCGCGACGACTCGAACAACGTGATCGGTGTCCCGGCGGCATCCGCGATCGGTCGCGCCCAACGCGGTCGCGCGTACATCAAGCGCGGACAGGACGACATCGCGCCCGTGCAGACCGCGCTGGTCACCGGCGCCTCGGAGCGCGCCGTCGTCGAGGCCGTCGAGCTGCAACCGGTGACGTTCTCGGGGATCGCTCCCGCGTCCAAGACGACCGTTGTCGACGACTCGACGACCGACCTCGACGTCGTGATCGATGCCATCCGCGCGGCGGCCGACGAGGCGGGGATCGCCGCTCCGCGACCGGTGTGGCCCGAGGCGTTGGGCGCCCGTGTGCCGCTGGCCGGGTTCGGCGACGACGCCACGGCGTCGGGGGTCCTCGCGGTGGGCGGCGTGCAGGGTGCGGAGGTGTTCTTCGCCCTCGCCGATGAGCCGGACAGTCAGCGGCAGGTCGCCGCCGGGTGGAACCTGTCGCGGGGCAACCTGCTCGCGGTCGGCATCCCCGGCAGCGGCACCAGCACGGCCCTGTCATCGATCGCTCTGGCCCTCGCGGCCGAGTCGCACCCCGACGACCTCGACATCCTCGTGCTCGATGCCGGTGCCCGCGACCTCGCGCCCCTCGCCGACCTGCCCCACACCGTGGCCTACGTGGGGGCCGGGGGCGGTGCGCGCGAGCAGCAGGCGCGATTCCTGCGCCACCTCCGCACCGACCTCGAGCGGCGCCGCGCCGACGAGGGACAGCGGCGCCGCGCGATCGTGCTGATCGACGGGCTGGCGGCCCTGCGCGACGAGTTCCAGGACCACGAGGGACAGCAGCTCCTTGACGGCCTCTACCGCGCGTACGCCGACGGCCCCGAGCTCGGCCTGCATTTCGCCGTGTCGACGACCCGCGCCAAGGCGGTCCCCTCTGCGATCGACGAGGTCACCACCCAGAAGTGGATGTTCCGCCTCGCCGACCCCTACGACTACACCTCCGCGGGCCTGCGCCCCAAGGACGCCCCGGCATCGGTACCGGGTCGCTGCGTCCTCGCCGAATCAGCCCGGCAGGCGCACGTCGCCACCCCCGCCGGCGGCTTGGCCAGCGCCGTCACCCGCGTGAAAGAGACGTACGCGGGCGCCGCGCCGAAGGCTCCCGTGGTGGGCCGCCTGCCCGAGCAGGTCGGGATCGCCGACCTCGGCGTCGCGGCCGACCTCCGGCAGGAGCCGTGGCGCATCCCCATCGGCGTCGCCGAGTCCGACCTCGCCCCCGCTTTCCTCGAGGTCTACGAGGGCGAGCACGTCCTCGTCGCCGGACCCGCCCGCTCCGGCAAGTCGACGCTGCTCCTCGCGATCGCGCAGGCCCTGCGGACGACTCCGGATGCCACGGCCCCGGTGACCGTGTGGGGTGTCTGCGGCCGCCGCTCACCGCTGGCCACGGCCGACCTCGACCGCGTCGTCGTCGGATCCGACGACATCCCCGCGCTCGTGGCATCCGTGCGTCTCGAGAAGGGGCCGGTCGTCATCCTGGTCGACGACGCCGAGTCGTTCGAGGATTCCGACCAGTCGCTCGCCGGCCTCCTCACGATGTCGCAGCCGCACGTGCTGGTCATCGCGGCGGGACGCTCCGCCGACCTCCGCGCGCAGTACTCCGGCTGGACGAAGACCCTGCGCAAGTCGCGCTGCGGGGTCCTGCTGCAGCCCGACGTCGACTACGACGGCGATCTGCTGGGCGTCACGCTCCCCCGCCGCGCCCCCGTCGCCGTCACCACCGGCCGCGGGTACGCGTGCGTCGCGGGTGCGGCCCGCTTCGTCCAGGCGGCGGGGCCGTCGGTCGCCGTCCCCGCGGGCTGA
- a CDS encoding serine/threonine-protein kinase, with product MEPEIGEALGASYRFVDRIGSGAAGEVWRVRDVRDESLRAAKVLRREHAQDADLVERFIRERTVLTRLRDPHVVAVRDLVVEGERLAIVMDLVEGGSLRQALDERGTLRPAEAVALTAAVLDALAAAHAVGTVHRDIKPDNVLLDRDARDGDDPGAAVRVVDFGIARVLDERRRSTTAVIGTPEYMSPELVTLGEAGPPSDVYATGILLYELLSGRTPFAGPGTDFTVAYRHVSAEVPRLDVPDDLWRVLARLLAKAPAERPSATEAATTLRRLRGSVAELAALTPVAAPEGFAEAERPATVLRGVAPTAPEPVAASSDEPAPDLGAATQTTVLRPMPRREAPQPVEAEPEAKTSLWTRMPRGRALWIAGAAVVAVAAVAAFFVFRPPAGEAAPAAAGPVVTSSQQDRALPTGLSVSRSVSYDPEKKLATVTIEYGAQNAPLGGPFLEVLPGAAESDACPAVTWSDATVDRNQASVTGISVPCGWSVDGLTVPTQDSVTVTAQVSIALNGQEAVDAWLKAAATATTKAISDSEVSGAAYPVQRLRSVQVTTPSRTVGGTALPVTLLPVWPSGPDPVNPLFTSPSVGEPSAMLDAVAGGTSGVRFSDGCAGALTVSSDGLVVTALSVAPDCTVRARVGNFTDLVSPPFGITTR from the coding sequence GTGGAACCGGAGATCGGTGAGGCGCTGGGCGCCTCGTACCGTTTCGTCGATCGGATCGGATCCGGCGCCGCGGGCGAGGTGTGGCGTGTGCGCGACGTGCGCGACGAGTCACTGCGCGCCGCGAAGGTGCTCCGCCGGGAACACGCGCAGGATGCCGACCTCGTCGAGCGGTTCATCCGCGAGCGCACCGTGCTCACCCGACTGCGCGACCCGCACGTCGTCGCGGTGCGCGACCTCGTGGTCGAGGGCGAGCGCCTCGCGATCGTCATGGACCTGGTCGAGGGCGGGAGCCTGCGTCAGGCCCTCGACGAGCGCGGCACCCTGCGGCCCGCCGAAGCCGTCGCCCTCACCGCGGCCGTGCTCGACGCGCTGGCCGCCGCGCACGCGGTGGGCACGGTCCACCGCGACATCAAGCCCGACAACGTCCTCCTCGATCGTGACGCGCGAGACGGCGACGACCCCGGGGCTGCCGTCCGTGTCGTCGACTTCGGCATCGCGCGCGTGCTCGACGAGCGTCGCCGCTCGACGACCGCCGTCATCGGCACGCCCGAGTACATGTCGCCCGAACTCGTCACCCTCGGCGAGGCCGGGCCTCCGAGCGACGTCTATGCCACCGGCATCCTGCTCTACGAACTCCTCTCGGGTCGGACGCCGTTCGCCGGTCCGGGTACCGACTTCACCGTCGCGTATCGGCACGTCAGCGCCGAAGTGCCCCGCCTTGACGTGCCCGACGACCTCTGGCGTGTTCTCGCCCGCCTGCTCGCGAAAGCGCCGGCGGAGCGCCCGTCGGCCACGGAGGCCGCGACGACCCTGCGGCGCCTACGAGGGTCGGTCGCGGAGCTCGCGGCTCTCACGCCGGTCGCGGCTCCCGAGGGCTTCGCCGAGGCCGAGAGACCCGCGACCGTGCTCCGGGGCGTCGCCCCGACGGCTCCCGAACCGGTCGCGGCGTCGTCGGACGAGCCGGCGCCCGACCTCGGTGCGGCGACCCAGACGACGGTGCTCCGACCGATGCCGCGTCGCGAGGCGCCCCAGCCGGTCGAGGCAGAGCCCGAGGCGAAGACCTCGCTGTGGACGCGGATGCCGCGCGGCCGCGCCCTCTGGATCGCGGGCGCCGCGGTGGTCGCCGTGGCCGCGGTCGCGGCGTTCTTCGTGTTCCGTCCTCCCGCGGGGGAGGCCGCACCGGCGGCGGCCGGACCCGTCGTGACCTCCAGCCAGCAGGACCGGGCCCTGCCGACCGGGCTGAGCGTGAGCCGCTCGGTCAGCTACGACCCGGAGAAGAAGCTGGCGACCGTCACGATCGAATACGGCGCGCAGAATGCTCCCCTCGGCGGGCCGTTCCTCGAGGTGCTGCCCGGGGCCGCGGAATCGGACGCGTGTCCCGCCGTCACGTGGTCGGATGCCACGGTCGATCGCAACCAAGCGAGCGTCACCGGCATCTCGGTGCCCTGCGGCTGGAGCGTCGACGGCCTGACCGTCCCGACGCAGGACTCGGTCACCGTCACCGCTCAGGTCTCGATCGCGCTGAACGGCCAGGAAGCCGTCGATGCCTGGCTGAAGGCGGCCGCGACGGCCACGACGAAGGCGATCTCGGACTCCGAGGTGTCGGGGGCGGCGTATCCCGTGCAGCGGCTGCGCAGCGTTCAGGTCACGACGCCCTCTCGCACCGTCGGCGGGACGGCGCTGCCCGTCACGCTGCTCCCCGTCTGGCCCAGCGGTCCGGATCCGGTGAACCCCCTGTTCACGAGCCCGTCGGTCGGGGAGCCGAGCGCCATGCTCGACGCCGTCGCCGGGGGGACCAGCGGGGTGCGCTTCAGCGACGGGTGCGCCGGAGCGCTGACGGTCTCATCGGACGGTCTCGTGGTGACGGCGCTGTCGGTCGCCCCCGACTGCACGGTACGTGCGCGGGTCGGCAACTTCACCGACCTCGTGAGCCCGCCGTTCGGCATCACGACGCGCTGA
- a CDS encoding thiamine-binding protein produces the protein MLVAFSVAPSGTGSLSAENTDGSVHDAVAAAVSIVRSSGLAHRTTSMFTEIEGEWDEVFDVVKRATEAVLPYGSRVSLVLKADIRPGRTGEIDGKIERLERAIDDAASE, from the coding sequence ATGCTCGTCGCCTTCTCCGTCGCCCCGTCCGGAACGGGCAGCCTGTCTGCCGAGAACACCGACGGGTCGGTGCACGATGCCGTGGCCGCCGCGGTCTCCATCGTGCGCTCCTCGGGCCTCGCGCACCGCACCACCTCGATGTTCACCGAGATCGAGGGCGAGTGGGACGAGGTGTTCGACGTCGTCAAGCGCGCCACCGAGGCGGTCCTGCCGTACGGCTCGCGCGTGTCGCTCGTGCTGAAGGCCGACATCCGGCCCGGCCGCACGGGTGAGATCGACGGCAAGATCGAGCGCCTCGAGCGCGCGATCGACGACGCCGCGTCGGAGTGA
- a CDS encoding ADP/ATP-dependent (S)-NAD(P)H-hydrate dehydratase translates to MTAKEWTGEDASRVLRRPTAHDDKYSRGVLGLRTGSTRYPGAAMLGVEAAWRTGTGMVRYLGPERAQDLVLQRRPETVTADGRVQAWVIGSGTDAAERDAAETAALRGLLNGDLPVVVDAGALDLVVGASAPVIVTPHARELDRLRSDLGLPSMDATDDDAREEAARETAAAFGGVVLLKGATTIVATADGWTRRVRAGTPWLATAGTGDVLAGVLGAVTAGAVAEDRVGLDDLAACAATAAWLHGTAGRAASGIHGGAGGPITALDVAEALPRVIAEVLSDSIA, encoded by the coding sequence ATGACGGCGAAGGAATGGACCGGGGAGGATGCATCCCGTGTCCTTCGGAGGCCAACGGCCCACGACGACAAGTATTCCCGCGGGGTGCTGGGGCTTCGCACGGGATCGACCCGGTACCCCGGCGCGGCGATGCTCGGCGTCGAGGCCGCGTGGCGCACCGGCACGGGCATGGTGCGCTACCTCGGACCCGAGCGCGCGCAGGACCTCGTGCTGCAGCGCCGACCCGAGACGGTGACCGCCGACGGGCGCGTGCAGGCGTGGGTGATCGGGTCGGGAACGGATGCCGCCGAGCGCGACGCGGCCGAGACGGCGGCGCTGCGCGGCCTTCTGAACGGCGACCTTCCCGTCGTCGTCGACGCGGGCGCGCTCGATCTCGTCGTCGGGGCCAGCGCCCCCGTCATCGTGACGCCGCACGCGCGGGAACTCGATCGTCTCCGCTCCGACCTGGGGCTGCCGTCGATGGATGCCACGGACGACGACGCTCGCGAGGAGGCGGCGCGCGAGACCGCTGCGGCGTTCGGCGGCGTGGTCCTGCTGAAGGGGGCGACGACGATCGTCGCGACCGCGGACGGGTGGACCCGTCGGGTGCGGGCGGGCACACCCTGGCTCGCGACCGCGGGAACCGGTGACGTGCTCGCGGGAGTCCTCGGCGCCGTGACGGCGGGCGCGGTCGCCGAGGATCGCGTCGGTCTCGACGACCTCGCCGCGTGCGCCGCGACGGCGGCGTGGCTGCACGGGACGGCCGGGCGGGCGGCATCCGGAATCCACGGGGGAGCGGGCGGACCGATCACCGCGCTCGACGTGGCGGAGGCGTTGCCGCGGGTGATCGCCGAGGTGCTGTCGGACTCGATCGCGTAA
- a CDS encoding NADH:flavin oxidoreductase/NADH oxidase, with translation MSTLFTPLSVRGIETRNRLWVSPMCQYSATEGMPNDWHHVHLAQFAAGGAGLVIAEATAVSPEGRISPDDVGLWNAAQVEAWAPIVAAIRARGSVAGVQLGHAGRKASTTSPLTGGRGNVAPADGGWTTVAPSALAYDSFAEPVALDAAGIEKVVADFADAARRAVAAGFEVVEIHAAHGYLLHQFLSPLTNHRDDVYGGSFENRVRLVVRVTEAVRAAAPDAAVFVRFSATDAAEGGWDVADTVAASRLVAEAGADLIDVSSGGLVPHQHIVPGPGYQVDYAATVRRESGLLVAAVGMIDDPTFGEQILADGRADAILSAREWLRDPHYALRAAATLGDPVPAPAQYLRAY, from the coding sequence GTGAGCACCCTCTTCACACCTCTGTCCGTCCGCGGTATCGAGACGCGCAACCGCCTGTGGGTCTCGCCCATGTGCCAGTACAGCGCGACCGAGGGGATGCCCAACGACTGGCACCACGTCCACCTCGCCCAGTTCGCGGCCGGGGGTGCGGGTCTGGTCATCGCCGAAGCGACCGCCGTCTCACCGGAGGGGCGCATCTCGCCCGACGACGTCGGCCTGTGGAACGCCGCCCAGGTCGAGGCCTGGGCACCGATCGTCGCGGCGATCCGCGCGCGCGGATCCGTCGCCGGCGTGCAGCTCGGCCACGCGGGGCGCAAAGCGTCGACCACGTCGCCGCTCACCGGTGGCCGCGGCAACGTCGCGCCCGCCGACGGCGGCTGGACGACCGTCGCCCCCTCGGCCCTCGCATACGACTCCTTCGCCGAACCGGTCGCGTTGGATGCGGCGGGCATCGAGAAGGTCGTCGCCGATTTCGCGGATGCCGCCCGCCGGGCGGTCGCGGCCGGATTCGAGGTCGTCGAGATCCACGCCGCCCACGGCTACCTCCTGCACCAGTTCCTCTCCCCGCTCACGAACCACCGCGACGACGTCTACGGCGGCTCCTTCGAGAACCGCGTGCGCCTCGTCGTGCGCGTGACCGAGGCCGTGCGCGCCGCCGCTCCCGATGCCGCCGTGTTCGTCCGGTTCTCGGCGACCGACGCCGCCGAGGGCGGATGGGACGTGGCCGACACCGTCGCCGCGTCCCGGCTGGTCGCCGAGGCGGGCGCCGATCTCATCGACGTCTCGAGCGGCGGGCTCGTGCCGCATCAGCACATCGTCCCCGGACCGGGATATCAGGTCGACTACGCGGCGACCGTCCGCCGCGAGAGCGGGCTGCTCGTCGCCGCCGTCGGAATGATCGACGACCCGACCTTCGGCGAGCAGATCCTGGCCGATGGCCGCGCCGACGCGATCCTGTCCGCCCGCGAATGGCTCCGCGACCCGCACTACGCGCTTCGCGCCGCGGCCACCCTCGGCGACCCCGTTCCCGCACCCGCGCAGTACCTCCGCGCCTACTGA
- a CDS encoding hemolysin family protein has product MSDWAGIAWLVVLLVANAFFVGAEFAVISARRSQVEPLAERGSRAAKTALYAMEHATLMLATCQLGITICSLLILNVSEPAIHHLLEGPLGLTGLPEAAVGVVGFVVALLLVSYLHVVFGEMVPKNLAFSLPDRAVLMLAPPLVAVSKAFHPIIVALNWTANHVLRLFRVEPKDEAASTFTLDEVATIVNQSRREGVLDDAAGTVTAVVEFTEKKAADIAVPMAELVTLPERTTPGEIERAVAQHGYSRYVIVDEAGHPTGYVHLKDVLRAADGSDADMARPIPSKRIHHMVSVLETTDLEDALALMRRSGRHLAQVRDEAGDVRAVLFLEDVIEELVGEVQDATARRRFA; this is encoded by the coding sequence ATGAGCGATTGGGCAGGAATCGCCTGGTTGGTCGTGCTCCTCGTCGCCAACGCCTTCTTCGTCGGCGCGGAGTTCGCCGTCATCTCGGCGCGTCGCTCGCAGGTGGAGCCGCTCGCGGAGCGCGGTTCTCGCGCGGCCAAGACGGCCCTCTACGCGATGGAGCACGCGACGCTCATGCTGGCCACGTGCCAGCTCGGCATCACGATCTGCTCGCTGCTGATCCTGAACGTCTCGGAGCCGGCGATCCACCACCTGCTCGAGGGGCCGCTGGGGCTCACCGGGCTGCCCGAGGCGGCCGTCGGCGTGGTCGGCTTCGTCGTCGCCCTGCTGCTGGTGTCGTACCTGCACGTCGTGTTCGGCGAGATGGTTCCGAAGAACCTGGCGTTCTCGCTGCCCGACCGGGCGGTGCTCATGCTCGCCCCGCCGCTCGTCGCGGTGTCGAAGGCGTTCCACCCGATCATCGTCGCGCTGAACTGGACCGCGAATCACGTGCTGCGGCTGTTCCGGGTCGAGCCCAAGGATGAGGCGGCATCCACCTTCACCCTCGATGAGGTCGCCACCATCGTGAACCAGTCGCGGCGCGAGGGCGTGCTCGACGACGCCGCGGGTACGGTCACGGCGGTCGTGGAGTTCACCGAGAAGAAGGCCGCCGACATCGCCGTGCCGATGGCCGAGCTCGTCACGCTGCCGGAGCGGACCACGCCGGGCGAGATCGAGCGCGCGGTCGCGCAGCACGGTTACTCGCGATACGTGATCGTCGACGAAGCCGGCCATCCCACGGGCTACGTGCACCTCAAGGACGTGCTCCGCGCCGCGGACGGGTCGGATGCCGACATGGCGCGCCCCATCCCGAGCAAGCGCATCCACCACATGGTGTCGGTGCTCGAGACGACCGACCTGGAGGACGCCCTCGCTCTCATGCGCCGCTCCGGTCGTCACCTCGCGCAGGTGCGCGATGAGGCCGGCGACGTGCGCGCGGTGCTCTTCCTCGAGGACGTCATCGAAGAGCTGGTCGGCGAGGTGCAGGACGCGACCGCGCGTCGCCGCTTCGCCTGA